A single genomic interval of Coccidioides posadasii str. Silveira chromosome 1, complete sequence harbors:
- a CDS encoding uncharacterized protein (SECRETED:SignalP(1-22)~EggNog:ENOG410PM4W~COG:P~TransMembrane:6 (n4-15c23/24o33-55i161-178o261-283i295-314o334-351i384-401o)~BUSCO:11173at33183), with protein sequence MGGLLTLLVLSTLMAVASFVVGSLPLSFTLSSSQLRLISALGMGVLVGTSLIVIVPEGVETLYGSTGSSHSHVHRRDVAAHGLNVLWNHSPVPVVLPRDKPDDGHAVPEPPPIVKEPPTAPDNNTPKDKAEPGKDSDNNNNEHQNTGEQAPKEQKEESSPHAWIGIGLISGFILMYLIDQLPQYAATSSKQQNRPYHISLDNLGSGLGRGVSPSRTGGGFFDFGTGARHSQSFATTTGLVIHAATDGIALGASSSNTSLSLIIFIAIMVHKAPASFGLTSVLLKQGLSIRAARGHLLVFSLAAPVGAILTWLVAHTVLAGHASDEQATQWRTGMLLLFSAGTFLYVAMHTMQENIMETTRRDTAVNGYSEGRESSSPKKSMRDLIASIVGMILPLFLQIGHA encoded by the exons GGCCCTTGGAATGGGCGTGCTGGTTGGAACTTCTCTCATAGTCATTGTGCCTGAGGGGGTAGAGACATTATACGGTTCAACAGGGTCTTCGCATAGCCATGTTCACCGGAGAGATGTCGCAGCGCATGGACTAAATGTTCTATGGAATCACTCACCAGTGCCAGTCGTACTACCTCGTGACAAGCCGGATGATGGTCATGCGGTGCCCGAACCGCCTCCAATCGTGAAAGAACCTCCTACCGCCCCTGATAATAACACACCTAAAGATAAAGCAGAGCCAGGAAAGGATTCTGATAATAACAACAATGAGCACCAGAACACCGGGGAGCAGGCGccaaaagaacaaaaagagGAAAGCTCCCCTCATGCTTGGATAGGCATCGGGTTGATAAGTGGCTTTATCCTGATGTACCTGATAGATCAGCTCCCCCAGTACGCGGCGACGTCTTCAAAACAGCAAAACCGTCCGTATCACATATCCTTGGATAATCTTGGCTCCGGCCTTGGTCGAGGAGTCTCTCCGTCTCGAACGGGAGGGGGATTCTTCGATTTTGGTACCGGAGCGAGACATTCTCAGAGCTTCGCAACCACTACGGGACTGGTAATACATGCGGCAACGGATGGAATTGCCCTTGGCGCATCATCCTCGAACACTAGCCTCAGTCTTATCATTTTCATCGCGATCATGGTCCACAAGGCGCCAGCATCTTTTGGCTTGACTTCGGTGTTGCTGAAGCAAGGATTATCCATTCGAGCTGCTAGAGGCCATCTTTTAGTGTTCAGCTTAGCTGCACCAGTTGGAGCTATTTTAACTTGGCTTGTTGCCCATACTGTGCTAGCCGGCCATGCGAGTGACGAGCAAGCCACACAGTGGAGGACTGGGATGCTGCTTTTGTTTTCTGCAGGCACATTCTT ATATGTTGCCATGCATACCATGCAGGAAAACATAATGGAAACCACACGACGGGATACCGCAGTCAACGGGTATAGTGAGGGAAGAGAGTCTTCGTCCCCCAAGAAATCCATGAGAGATCTAATCGCTTCTATCGTTGGCATGATCCTCCCATTGTTCCTGCAGATTGGTCATGCTTAA